The Erwinia billingiae Eb661 nucleotide sequence CGCGCCATTCAATGGCGACCAGAAATACTGGCTGGCGGGGTTTCTCGCCGGGCTACACTCACGCCTGCTAGTACTGGAAGACAGCAAGCAGGTTGCCAGCGGTACCAGTTCTGCGGCAACCACGCAGTTGCATATCCTGTTTGGCTCGCAGACCGGTAATGCCGAAGCGCTGGCACAGAGCGCAGCGAAAGCTGCCCGTGCTCAGGGTCTGGTGCCTGTGGTGCAGGGCCTGGGCGAAGTGGATATCGACGTGTTCGCGACCATGCGTCACGTGCTGGTGATCACCTCAACCTACGGCGAAGGCGAAATGCCTGACAACGCCCAGCTGTTCTGGCAGGCCATTTCTGCCAGCACCGCCCCGCGTCTGGAGCAGATGCACTTTGCCGTACTGGCTATCGGTGATACCGGCTATGATGGCTTCTGCCAGGCCGGTAAATTCATCGATATGCGCCTTGAGCAGCTCGGCGCGAAACGCGTCAGCGACCGTATTGATTGCGACATTGATTACGAAGAGCCTTCTAATCAGTGGATCTCTACCTCTATGCCACAGTTTGCTGCCAGTGCCGGCAGTAGCGGTACCGCGCTGGAGAATCTACCGGAAGCCCCGGTGATCCCTGGCAGCAACAAGCAGAATCCTTATGCCGCAGCACTGATCACCAATAAGCGTCTTTCTGGTGATGAATCAGGCAAAGATATCCGTCACTTCGAATTCGATTTGACCGACAGCGGGCTGAAGTACGAAGCCGGCGATGCGCTGGGCGTGATCCCGGTCAATGACCCTTCGCTGGTAAAACTGCTGCTGACTCAGCTGAACTCGGATTACGATACGCCGGTTTCAGGCTTCGACAGAACGCTGGGCGACCTGCTGACCTATCAGTTTGAGATCTCTGAGCCTTCGCGTAAGCTGATTGAATGGGTTGGCCAGAACACCACTAACCAGGAACTGCGCCACGTTCTGCAGCATGACGACAAGGACGCGCTTGGCGTCTGGTTGTGGGGCAAAGACACGCTGGACCTGCTGCAACTTGAGCTGACCCGCTCGCTGAGCATTCCAGAGTTCGTTGCGCTGCTGCGCCCATTACAGCACCGTGCTTACTCCATCTCTTCAAGTTCGAAGGCGTACCCAAATCAGGTTCACCTGACTATCGCCACGCT carries:
- a CDS encoding sulfite reductase subunit alpha: MKIPYIPEDAPFNGDQKYWLAGFLAGLHSRLLVLEDSKQVASGTSSAATTQLHILFGSQTGNAEALAQSAAKAARAQGLVPVVQGLGEVDIDVFATMRHVLVITSTYGEGEMPDNAQLFWQAISASTAPRLEQMHFAVLAIGDTGYDGFCQAGKFIDMRLEQLGAKRVSDRIDCDIDYEEPSNQWISTSMPQFAASAGSSGTALENLPEAPVIPGSNKQNPYAAALITNKRLSGDESGKDIRHFEFDLTDSGLKYEAGDALGVIPVNDPSLVKLLLTQLNSDYDTPVSGFDRTLGDLLTYQFEISEPSRKLIEWVGQNTTNQELRHVLQHDDKDALGVWLWGKDTLDLLQLELTRSLSIPEFVALLRPLQHRAYSISSSSKAYPNQVHLTIATLRYHSTGRPRSGVCSAYLAERVGRGEKPAIFISPNKAFRVPANNDAPLIMIGPGTGIAPFRAFLQERQAASAKGKNWLFFGDQHQEHDFIYKDELLGWQESGLLTRLDLAFSRDQSKKIYVQSRMLEQGAELFAWLEQGAYFYVCGDASRMAKDVDKALYEVITQFGGMSVERAADYVDQLKKEKRYLRDVY